A single genomic interval of Lachnospiraceae bacterium harbors:
- a CDS encoding ABC transporter ATP-binding protein has translation MAKKHAEGYLTAKEARRIAKANRRITNELEKQYKRKNVSESEYLTQMHNPQNAVEFDNLHTYFFTDTGTVKSVDGVTFDIPIGKTVGIVGESGCGKSVTSLSLMQLLQRPQGQIVEGSIRLNLGDKAYDITKMPVDQMQRLRGNYMSMIFQEPMTSLNPVFRIGNQVDEVIALHHSADQKYSKADIKNRTIELLKTVGIANSEGVYEMFPHELSGGMRQRIMIAMALACSPKVIIADEPTTALDVTIQAQILDLLRELKDKINSSIMLITHDLGVIAEMADYVVVMYAGRVVEKGTVQEIFEHPSHPYTIGLMASKPVVGKAIERLYCIPGKVPNPINMPDYCYFRDRCEQQVPSCSGEYPCEISLSPTHKVSCHRYSAFQDAPKEGISNENESR, from the coding sequence ATGGCGAAAAAACACGCAGAGGGTTATCTTACTGCAAAAGAGGCGCGGCGCATCGCCAAGGCCAACCGGCGCATCACGAACGAGCTGGAAAAGCAGTATAAACGCAAGAACGTATCCGAAAGTGAATATCTGACTCAGATGCACAACCCGCAAAACGCTGTCGAATTCGATAATCTCCACACCTATTTCTTCACAGATACCGGCACTGTAAAGTCCGTGGATGGTGTCACATTTGATATTCCCATCGGAAAGACTGTGGGTATCGTCGGTGAATCTGGATGCGGCAAGTCCGTCACCAGCCTTTCGCTCATGCAGCTTTTGCAGCGTCCTCAGGGTCAGATCGTAGAAGGCTCTATTCGTCTCAATTTAGGCGATAAAGCCTATGACATCACCAAAATGCCTGTGGATCAAATGCAGCGCCTGCGCGGCAATTATATGTCGATGATTTTTCAAGAGCCCATGACATCGCTCAATCCGGTATTTCGCATCGGCAATCAGGTCGATGAGGTCATCGCCCTTCATCACAGCGCCGATCAAAAGTACTCGAAAGCTGATATTAAAAACCGTACCATTGAGCTCCTGAAAACGGTGGGCATTGCAAACAGCGAAGGCGTATACGAGATGTTTCCTCATGAGCTTTCCGGCGGTATGCGTCAGCGTATTATGATTGCCATGGCTCTCGCATGCAGCCCCAAGGTTATTATTGCCGACGAGCCCACAACTGCTCTTGATGTGACCATCCAAGCACAGATTCTGGATTTGCTGCGCGAATTAAAAGACAAAATCAACTCCTCCATCATGCTCATTACTCATGACCTAGGTGTAATCGCAGAGATGGCAGATTATGTAGTTGTTATGTACGCCGGACGCGTCGTAGAAAAGGGGACCGTGCAGGAAATTTTTGAACACCCATCCCACCCTTATACAATTGGTCTTATGGCTTCTAAGCCTGTAGTCGGCAAAGCCATCGAGCGACTTTACTGCATCCCCGGCAAGGTTCCCAATCCAATCAACATGCCTGACTACTGTTATTTCCGCGATCGATGCGAACAGCAGGTTCCGAGCTGCAGCGGGGAATACCCCTGCGAAATCAGCCTTTCTCCTACGCATAAGGTGAGCTGTCACCGCTACAGTGCTTTTCAAGATGCTCCAAAGGAGGGTATATCCAATGAAAACGAATCCCGCTAA
- a CDS encoding ABC transporter permease has product METHQLSLNDDRRVKSLSPGALVVKRFFRNRLAVIGLVLLLSMFIFSFLGGLLTPYGEDEQFYTYTQMNKEYVGVVRNDDFRYLAAENQEFGSILQAQFLLAISKKADSFTYKDISYQITAEGPDLYTILLDDSPLAIAFKDIVNSETQDLSFSAKRAALIAYANGQSRFTADGKEYGLDDAGNILDGSAVIGYISRFVVQAQENGVNITRDFKESLEQAIDAEDSEFAYTDENGKQSDYLITYKADTNSWSVSQSTETYVYDGYSTPSKAHPLGTDRNGMDMLTRLMYGGRVSLMIGFIVVLIAAFLGVLLGGIAGYFGRWVDNLIMRIVDVFYCIPSTPLLIIIGAAMDNMQVDPKLRMLFLMLILGFLSWPSIARLVRGQILSLREQEFMTAAEACGIRVSRRIFRHLIPNVIPQLIVTCTMSLGSTILTEATLSFLGLGVKFPFASWGNIITDVNNAFVMTNYWFIWIPAGICLLITVLGFNFVGDGLRDAFDPRMKR; this is encoded by the coding sequence ATGGAAACACATCAGCTTTCCTTAAACGACGACCGGCGCGTCAAATCCCTATCCCCCGGCGCCCTCGTTGTCAAACGATTTTTCCGCAACCGTCTAGCTGTCATTGGGCTCGTCCTATTGCTGTCCATGTTTATCTTCTCTTTTCTGGGCGGCCTGCTCACCCCTTACGGCGAAGACGAGCAATTCTACACCTATACTCAGATGAACAAGGAGTACGTCGGTGTCGTTCGAAACGACGATTTCCGCTATTTGGCCGCTGAAAATCAGGAATTTGGTTCTATTTTGCAAGCCCAATTCCTGCTTGCAATCAGCAAAAAAGCCGATTCCTTCACCTATAAGGACATTTCCTATCAAATCACTGCCGAAGGCCCCGACCTGTACACCATATTACTGGACGATTCCCCCCTGGCCATTGCCTTCAAGGATATCGTCAACAGCGAGACACAGGATCTCTCCTTTTCTGCAAAGCGCGCGGCGCTAATTGCTTACGCGAATGGCCAGAGCCGCTTTACTGCAGACGGAAAGGAATACGGTCTGGATGATGCCGGCAACATTCTTGACGGCTCTGCCGTAATAGGCTATATCAGCCGCTTCGTTGTGCAGGCTCAGGAAAACGGCGTAAATATCACCCGAGATTTCAAAGAATCGCTGGAGCAAGCAATCGATGCTGAGGACAGTGAATTTGCTTACACCGACGAAAACGGCAAGCAATCTGACTATCTCATCACTTACAAGGCCGATACTAATAGCTGGTCTGTCTCACAATCTACCGAGACTTATGTATATGACGGCTACAGCACCCCTTCCAAGGCTCATCCTCTGGGGACCGACCGCAACGGAATGGATATGCTGACGCGGCTGATGTACGGCGGGCGTGTGTCCCTGATGATTGGATTTATCGTGGTTCTGATTGCCGCTTTTCTGGGCGTGCTTCTAGGCGGCATTGCTGGTTATTTCGGGCGCTGGGTTGATAATCTGATCATGCGAATTGTCGATGTCTTTTACTGCATTCCCTCCACACCGCTTTTGATCATTATCGGGGCCGCTATGGATAACATGCAGGTAGATCCGAAGCTTCGTATGCTTTTTCTGATGCTAATCCTCGGCTTCCTAAGCTGGCCCTCCATCGCACGGCTGGTGCGCGGACAGATTCTTTCTCTGCGCGAGCAGGAGTTTATGACAGCAGCCGAGGCCTGCGGCATCCGAGTCTCTAGGCGCATTTTCCGTCATCTGATTCCCAATGTCATTCCGCAGCTGATCGTAACCTGCACGATGAGCCTGGGCTCCACCATCTTGACCGAGGCCACGCTTTCTTTCTTAGGCCTGGGTGTTAAGTTTCCGTTTGCCTCATGGGGCAATATCATTACCGATGTCAACAACGCTTTTGTAATGACCAACTACTGGTTTATCTGGATTCCCGCAGGCATCTGTCTGCTGATCACCGTGCTCGGCTTTAACTTCGTGGGCGATGGTCTGCGAGACGCTTTCGATCCCAGAATGAAACGATAA
- a CDS encoding ABC transporter permease: protein MRKFIIQRLFLSILILFCVTFIIYALMRSLPGSFVENMAMQLAQAPGAKPFEEWMAQLNAAYGLDKNLIPGYFTWLSDALAGNFGDSWKYTVPVLDKFKEVIWLSFTTGAISFILELVIAIPLGIIAATKQYSKTDYFITAGALVGISLPTFFFATLLKLGFSVKLGWFDLYGLVGRDYAQLSSWGQFWDKANHLVLPILTLVIVSIGSLMRYTRTNMLEVLSSDYIRTARAKGLSEKKVIYHHAFRNTLIPLVTIIGGSLPGLFSGALITETLFSIPGIGWTSYQAMLAGDIPFSMFYMTFLAILTLAGNFISDILYAVVDPRVRIA from the coding sequence ATGCGCAAATTCATTATTCAACGCTTATTTCTCTCCATCCTCATTCTGTTTTGCGTCACCTTCATCATCTACGCGCTCATGCGCAGCCTGCCCGGTTCCTTTGTGGAAAACATGGCCATGCAGCTCGCTCAGGCGCCAGGCGCCAAACCCTTTGAGGAATGGATGGCACAGCTAAATGCCGCCTACGGACTAGACAAAAATCTGATCCCCGGTTATTTCACCTGGCTCAGCGACGCGCTTGCCGGCAATTTCGGCGACAGCTGGAAATATACCGTCCCCGTACTGGATAAATTCAAGGAAGTCATCTGGCTCTCCTTCACCACGGGCGCTATCAGCTTTATTTTAGAGCTTGTGATTGCGATTCCGCTGGGCATCATCGCCGCCACCAAGCAGTATTCTAAAACAGATTATTTTATCACTGCCGGCGCCTTGGTCGGCATCTCGCTGCCTACCTTTTTCTTCGCTACGCTGCTCAAGCTCGGCTTTTCCGTCAAGCTTGGCTGGTTTGATCTCTATGGCTTAGTAGGCCGCGATTATGCACAGCTAAGCAGCTGGGGACAGTTCTGGGACAAAGCAAATCATCTCGTGCTGCCCATTCTCACCTTAGTCATCGTTTCAATCGGCTCACTGATGCGATATACCCGCACTAACATGCTCGAGGTCTTAAGCTCTGATTACATCCGTACCGCACGTGCCAAGGGCCTATCCGAGAAAAAAGTCATTTATCATCACGCATTTCGCAATACGTTGATCCCGCTCGTCACCATCATCGGCGGCTCCCTGCCCGGGCTTTTTTCCGGTGCACTGATCACCGAAACCCTCTTTTCCATCCCTGGTATCGGCTGGACCTCCTATCAGGCCATGCTCGCCGGCGACATTCCCTTTTCCATGTTCTACATGACCTTCCTCGCCATTCTCACGCTGGCAGGCAACTTTATTTCCGATATTCTCTACGCCGTGGTCGACCCGCGCGTACGCATCGCATAA
- a CDS encoding ABC transporter substrate-binding protein has translation MKNPKRLLALLLALTMCIGLLAACSKDGNDPSSDAQTANAGADKEDKTLVAASNHFEGKFSPFFAQSAEDLNIVNITQISLLGTDRVGAIVEKGIEGETRPYNGTDYHYTGTSDLTITENEDGTVYYDFTLRDDLQFSDGTPVDIDDVIFSMYVFADPTYDGSTTLYSQPILGMDQYRSGMSTLSVLLAAAGKDNTDFTNWTEEQQKAFWKAIEEGGAKFAQEIVDYCAAEGYNAEGDVAAAAANWGFEGLASDATAEDFFMAIGDSYGWNFASIEAESAGSALSDLIPAEVYQYSTIGVSTGDSASYIEGIQRTGDYSMRIVATEIAANMVYSLALPIAPLHYYGDESKYDYDNHSFGFDKGDLSSVRAKTTKPLGAGAYTFNNYSNGTVYLDANASYYQGAPAIAHLNFLETLEDDKVVGIQAGTIDIGDPSYSTDVRDQIAEYNGGSDALEGDVVTIKLYDFLGYGYVAMSADNVNVGGEPNSEASRALRKAIATVISAYRAEGIDSYYGDTASVINYPISSTSWAAPQVTDDGYQVAYAVDASGKAIYTDGMSAEERYQAALDAALSFFEAAGYTVENGKLTAAPAGAKLEYQVNIGANGNGSHPSFLLLKNASDALAKIGFTLSINDIATAAELYQTYQSGVADIWVAAWGATPDPDMYQIYHSLGSTNYYRIFDEDLDELITSARQSTDQTYRKGLYKAAMEIVMDWAVEIPIYQRSECYIFSTERVNISSLTPDMTPYWSWMSEIQTLQMN, from the coding sequence ATGAAGAATCCAAAACGGTTACTTGCACTATTGTTAGCCTTGACGATGTGCATCGGACTTTTGGCTGCATGCAGCAAAGATGGAAACGACCCTTCCTCTGATGCGCAGACCGCCAATGCAGGCGCCGACAAAGAAGACAAAACTCTGGTCGCTGCCAGCAACCATTTCGAGGGAAAATTTTCTCCCTTCTTCGCGCAAAGCGCCGAAGATCTTAACATCGTCAACATCACACAAATTTCATTATTAGGCACCGATCGTGTGGGCGCCATTGTAGAAAAAGGAATTGAAGGCGAGACCCGCCCCTACAACGGTACCGATTATCATTACACCGGCACATCCGATCTCACCATCACTGAAAATGAAGATGGCACCGTATATTATGACTTCACCTTGCGAGATGATTTACAATTCTCCGACGGAACTCCTGTGGATATTGATGACGTCATTTTCAGCATGTATGTATTTGCCGACCCAACCTACGACGGATCTACCACACTCTATAGTCAGCCTATTTTAGGAATGGATCAGTACCGCAGCGGTATGTCCACCCTTTCCGTCCTTTTAGCCGCCGCTGGCAAAGACAACACAGACTTTACAAACTGGACAGAAGAGCAGCAAAAGGCTTTTTGGAAGGCGATTGAGGAGGGCGGCGCTAAATTCGCTCAGGAAATCGTAGATTACTGCGCTGCCGAGGGTTACAATGCTGAAGGCGATGTCGCCGCTGCCGCTGCCAACTGGGGCTTCGAAGGCTTAGCAAGCGATGCTACCGCAGAAGATTTCTTTATGGCCATCGGCGACTCCTACGGCTGGAATTTTGCTTCCATCGAAGCAGAAAGTGCCGGCTCTGCTTTATCTGACCTCATTCCGGCAGAAGTATATCAGTATTCCACTATTGGTGTTTCTACCGGGGATTCCGCTTCCTATATCGAAGGAATCCAGCGCACCGGAGATTACAGCATGCGCATTGTCGCCACCGAGATTGCCGCCAATATGGTATACTCCCTGGCCCTTCCCATCGCTCCTTTGCACTATTATGGAGATGAAAGCAAATATGATTATGACAACCATAGCTTTGGTTTTGACAAAGGCGATCTTTCCAGCGTACGTGCCAAGACGACTAAACCCTTAGGCGCCGGCGCTTATACGTTTAATAATTATTCCAATGGTACTGTATATCTAGACGCGAATGCTTCTTATTATCAGGGCGCTCCGGCGATTGCCCACCTAAACTTCCTCGAAACACTGGAGGACGATAAGGTTGTAGGCATTCAAGCCGGCACCATCGACATCGGAGACCCCTCTTACTCCACTGATGTGCGCGATCAGATCGCCGAATATAACGGCGGTTCCGACGCTCTTGAGGGAGATGTCGTAACCATCAAACTCTATGACTTTTTAGGTTATGGTTATGTGGCCATGAGCGCAGACAATGTTAATGTAGGCGGCGAGCCCAACTCAGAGGCCTCCCGCGCACTGCGCAAAGCCATTGCCACCGTTATCTCCGCCTATCGGGCAGAGGGAATCGATTCTTATTATGGCGATACGGCTTCCGTCATTAATTATCCGATTTCCAGCACCTCATGGGCAGCTCCGCAGGTAACCGACGACGGCTATCAGGTCGCTTATGCGGTCGACGCCAGCGGCAAAGCCATCTACACCGACGGCATGTCCGCCGAAGAGCGTTATCAAGCCGCTCTGGACGCTGCCCTCAGCTTTTTCGAGGCAGCCGGCTATACCGTTGAAAACGGCAAGCTGACGGCTGCTCCTGCAGGAGCCAAACTCGAATATCAGGTGAATATCGGCGCCAACGGCAACGGATCTCATCCGTCCTTCCTCCTGTTAAAGAACGCCTCTGATGCACTCGCTAAAATCGGCTTTACGTTATCCATCAACGATATCGCTACTGCCGCCGAGCTCTATCAGACCTATCAATCCGGTGTAGCCGACATCTGGGTAGCGGCTTGGGGTGCAACGCCTGATCCCGACATGTACCAGATTTATCACAGCCTTGGCTCTACCAACTACTATCGGATCTTCGACGAGGATCTAGATGAGCTCATCACTTCAGCCCGTCAGTCCACCGATCAGACCTACCGCAAAGGGCTCTACAAGGCCGCGATGGAAATCGTTATGGATTGGGCGGTAGAAATTCCAATCTACCAGAGAAGCGAATGCTATATCTTCTCCACCGAGCGTGTCAATATCAGTTCCCTGACACCCGACATGACCCCCTACTGGAGCTGGATGAGTGAAATTCAAACCCTGCAGATGAACTAA
- a CDS encoding M3 family oligoendopeptidase produces MKFSQMPYQRPDLAQLKAQMQEFTNRLQQAQSYTQAKDVFLEKENFEKHFETMATLAQIRHSIDTRDTFYDQEMQFWNAAMPELEEYAQAWTIALLHSPYRADFSKEYGDLMFKNAEISLKTFSPEIIPELQQENELTQAYEKLLASAQIPFEGKIYTLSQIGPFKSDPDDARRLAAWKAEASWYKENQAQLDDIYDQLVHLRDKMGKKLGYEGYTTLGYYRMGRNCYTKEDVERFRAAVIKHLVPVSDQIYREQAKRLGKEYPMSFADNALQFRSGNPKPAGTPDDILAQGKKFYDELSPETSEFFNTMLDNELLDVLSTEGKAGGGYCTSIPDYEVPFIFANFNGTQGDVEVVTHEAGHAFACWMNRTRIPSEYIWPGMEACEVHSMSMEFFAWPWAEGFFHEDTRKFYYSHLSGALTFIPYGTLVDHFQHVVYEKPDLTPAQRHSVWKELLGIYMPWMRLDGDIPFYSEGEGWQRQHHIYSSPFYYIDYCLAQTVSLQFWALIQQNPANAWKHYMAYTKQGGSRVFTELLQNAELDTPFEEKCLQTVCSAANSWLADFDLTGIE; encoded by the coding sequence ATGAAATTTTCTCAAATGCCCTATCAACGGCCCGATTTAGCACAGCTCAAGGCCCAAATGCAGGAATTTACCAACCGCCTTCAGCAGGCTCAAAGCTATACGCAGGCCAAGGATGTATTCCTAGAAAAAGAAAACTTTGAAAAGCATTTTGAAACCATGGCCACGCTGGCTCAGATCCGCCATAGCATCGATACCCGTGACACATTTTACGACCAGGAAATGCAGTTTTGGAATGCAGCTATGCCCGAACTTGAGGAATATGCTCAGGCCTGGACGATCGCCCTACTCCACTCTCCGTACAGAGCTGATTTTTCAAAAGAATACGGAGATCTCATGTTCAAAAACGCCGAGATCTCCCTCAAGACCTTTTCCCCCGAAATCATTCCCGAACTACAGCAGGAAAACGAACTGACGCAGGCATATGAAAAGCTATTGGCCTCTGCTCAGATTCCATTTGAAGGCAAGATATATACGCTCTCTCAAATCGGCCCCTTCAAAAGCGATCCTGACGACGCACGCCGCTTGGCCGCTTGGAAAGCAGAAGCCTCCTGGTATAAGGAAAATCAGGCACAGCTAGATGATATCTATGATCAGCTTGTCCATCTGCGCGATAAAATGGGTAAGAAACTCGGCTATGAGGGATACACCACGCTCGGCTATTACCGGATGGGCCGAAACTGCTACACCAAGGAAGATGTTGAACGCTTCCGTGCTGCCGTCATTAAGCACCTAGTTCCCGTATCCGATCAGATCTATCGCGAGCAGGCCAAGCGTTTAGGAAAAGAGTATCCCATGAGCTTTGCCGACAACGCCCTGCAGTTCCGCTCCGGCAATCCCAAACCAGCCGGCACTCCTGACGATATCCTCGCACAGGGCAAAAAATTCTACGACGAGCTCTCGCCCGAAACCAGCGAATTCTTCAATACCATGCTGGATAACGAATTATTAGATGTCCTGTCCACCGAAGGCAAGGCCGGCGGCGGCTATTGCACCAGCATTCCTGATTACGAAGTCCCCTTCATCTTCGCCAACTTCAACGGCACCCAGGGAGATGTTGAGGTCGTCACCCATGAAGCCGGCCATGCTTTTGCCTGCTGGATGAACCGCACCCGTATTCCTTCCGAATACATCTGGCCAGGCATGGAAGCCTGCGAAGTACACTCCATGTCCATGGAATTCTTCGCTTGGCCTTGGGCAGAAGGCTTCTTCCACGAAGACACGCGCAAATTCTATTACAGCCATCTCTCCGGGGCGCTCACCTTCATCCCTTATGGCACCCTCGTCGATCATTTCCAGCATGTTGTCTACGAAAAGCCGGATCTCACACCCGCCCAGCGCCACAGCGTCTGGAAAGAGCTGCTAGGCATCTACATGCCCTGGATGCGCCTCGACGGCGATATCCCCTTCTACAGCGAGGGCGAGGGCTGGCAGCGTCAGCATCACATCTATTCCAGTCCTTTCTATTATATTGATTATTGCCTCGCACAGACCGTATCACTTCAATTCTGGGCCCTCATCCAGCAAAACCCCGCCAACGCCTGGAAGCATTATATGGCATACACTAAGCAGGGCGGCAGCCGCGTATTTACCGAGCTCCTCCAAAATGCAGAGCTCGATACCCCCTTCGAAGAAAAATGCCTGCAGACCGTTTGCAGCGCTGCTAACAGCTGGCTCGCCGATTTTGACTTAACAGGAATCGAATAA
- the uxuA gene encoding mannonate dehydratase, with protein sequence MQMTFRWYGEGNDSITPEQIKQIPGVKGLVWALHHKQAGEVWEIEEIEEARKQIEGAGFHMEVVESVNVHDDIKIGRPSRDQYIENYKATLRNLAQFGVKVVTYNFMPIFDWTRTDLYHPMPDGSTALFYQKDLIKEDPEEMAQYIIKECEGFTMPGWEPERLAKLHELFDAYRTVTKEKLWENLQYFLEKIMPTCHETGIKMAIHQDDPPWDIFGLPRLLVDKESIGRFLAMVDDPYNCLCLCSGSLGANPANNVADIIRTYCDRIAFAHIRNVKHYPNGDFTEASHRDCDGDVGILEIVKAYHDCGYTGYVRPDHGRHIWGEKCRPGYGLYDRALGVMYLWGCWDMLERLAEADR encoded by the coding sequence ATGCAAATGACATTTCGATGGTATGGCGAAGGCAACGATAGCATTACGCCAGAGCAAATCAAACAGATCCCGGGAGTGAAAGGGCTCGTATGGGCGCTGCACCATAAGCAGGCAGGCGAGGTGTGGGAAATAGAAGAAATAGAAGAAGCAAGGAAACAAATCGAAGGCGCCGGCTTTCACATGGAAGTGGTAGAGAGCGTCAATGTGCATGACGATATCAAAATCGGACGGCCTAGCCGCGATCAGTATATTGAAAATTACAAGGCAACGCTGCGCAACCTAGCCCAGTTTGGGGTCAAGGTTGTCACCTATAATTTCATGCCTATTTTTGACTGGACCAGAACCGACCTGTACCATCCCATGCCAGACGGATCAACAGCCCTTTTCTATCAAAAGGATTTAATCAAAGAAGATCCAGAGGAAATGGCACAGTATATCATAAAAGAATGCGAAGGCTTCACCATGCCGGGCTGGGAGCCCGAGCGCCTAGCGAAGCTGCACGAGCTCTTTGATGCATATCGCACCGTGACAAAGGAAAAGCTCTGGGAAAACCTGCAGTACTTTCTGGAAAAAATCATGCCCACCTGTCATGAAACAGGCATCAAGATGGCCATTCATCAGGACGATCCCCCGTGGGATATTTTCGGCCTTCCCCGTCTGCTGGTCGACAAAGAATCCATCGGCCGTTTTCTCGCCATGGTAGACGATCCGTATAACTGTCTGTGCCTGTGCTCCGGATCCCTAGGCGCCAACCCAGCCAACAACGTCGCAGACATCATCCGCACCTATTGCGACAGAATCGCCTTTGCCCACATCCGCAACGTAAAACATTATCCAAACGGAGATTTTACAGAGGCATCTCACCGGGACTGCGACGGAGACGTCGGTATCCTCGAAATTGTCAAGGCCTATCATGACTGCGGCTATACCGGATATGTAAGACCCGATCACGGCCGCCATATCTGGGGCGAAAAATGCAGACCCGGGTATGGCCTGTACGACAGAGCACTCGGCGTCATGTATCTGTGGGGCTGCTGGGACATGCTCGAAAGGCTGGCAGAGGCAGACAGATGA
- the uxaC gene encoding glucuronate isomerase, whose translation MNTFMNENFLLTTETAKRLYHQTAKQLPILDYHCHISPQEIAEDRHFENIAQLWLGGDHYKWRLLRANGTNEKYITGKAGKATDDQERFRAFARVMPKLIGNPMYHWSHLELRRAFNIEEILTPERADFIYEQCNEKLKESSARRLMEHFHVKAICTTDDPIDDLRWHKQLAEDDSFKIKVLPTFRPDKAINIEKPGFCQYIEQLSAVCGHKLTCAQEVAEALAERIDYFAACGCLGADHGLDYCMYVKPDLEAAEQAFTQAMQGKKPAPAQADAYKTYLTVYCAQKYAEKHWVMQLHFGCQRNVNSRQYALLGPDTGYDAVNPASGVQNLAPLLNEMAENQGLPKIIVYSLNPVDNTAIDSIIGCFQDGNKLQHGSAWWFNDHLDGMRAQLNSLAACGVLGDFVGMLTDSRSFLSYTRHEYFRRLLCSMIGEWVEIGQYPNDEKQLHKLVADICYHNANRYFGFEGEVGE comes from the coding sequence ATGAACACCTTTATGAACGAAAATTTTCTGCTTACCACCGAAACAGCCAAAAGACTTTATCATCAAACAGCCAAGCAGCTCCCGATACTGGATTATCACTGCCACATTTCACCCCAGGAAATTGCGGAGGATCGGCATTTCGAAAACATTGCACAGCTGTGGCTGGGGGGCGATCATTACAAATGGCGTTTGCTGCGTGCCAACGGAACCAATGAAAAATATATCACCGGCAAAGCCGGAAAAGCGACGGATGATCAAGAAAGGTTCAGGGCTTTTGCCCGCGTCATGCCAAAGCTAATCGGAAATCCCATGTATCACTGGAGCCATCTGGAGCTGCGAAGGGCCTTTAATATAGAAGAGATTCTTACGCCCGAACGGGCGGATTTCATCTATGAGCAGTGCAATGAAAAGCTAAAAGAGTCTTCCGCGCGCAGGCTGATGGAGCACTTTCATGTAAAAGCCATCTGTACAACCGACGATCCCATCGATGATCTGCGGTGGCATAAGCAGCTCGCAGAGGATGATTCCTTTAAAATCAAGGTGCTGCCCACATTCCGGCCCGACAAGGCCATCAATATAGAGAAGCCGGGCTTTTGCCAATATATCGAGCAGCTGTCTGCCGTATGCGGACATAAGCTTACCTGCGCGCAGGAGGTAGCGGAAGCGCTTGCAGAGCGAATCGACTATTTTGCCGCCTGCGGCTGCCTAGGAGCCGACCATGGCCTGGATTATTGTATGTATGTTAAGCCGGATCTAGAGGCAGCCGAGCAGGCCTTTACACAGGCCATGCAGGGAAAGAAGCCGGCACCTGCGCAGGCAGATGCCTATAAAACATATCTCACAGTGTACTGTGCCCAGAAATATGCAGAGAAGCACTGGGTCATGCAGCTTCATTTTGGCTGTCAGCGCAATGTAAACAGCAGGCAGTATGCGCTGCTGGGGCCGGATACCGGTTATGATGCAGTCAACCCGGCCTCTGGCGTGCAAAATCTGGCGCCGCTCTTAAACGAGATGGCAGAAAATCAGGGTCTGCCTAAGATAATTGTCTATTCGTTAAACCCTGTTGATAACACGGCGATCGATTCGATTATCGGCTGCTTTCAGGACGGAAACAAGCTGCAGCACGGCAGTGCATGGTGGTTTAACGATCACCTAGACGGCATGCGCGCGCAGCTAAACAGTCTGGCTGCATGCGGCGTATTAGGAGACTTTGTCGGCATGCTCACCGATTCGCGGTCCTTTTTGAGCTACACGCGTCATGAATATTTCCGCCGGCTGCTTTGCAGCATGATCGGTGAATGGGTCGAAATCGGACAATACCCCAATGATGAGAAGCAGCTGCATAAGCTGGTGGCAGATATATGCTACCACAATGCAAACCGGTATTTTGGATTTGAAGGAGAGGTCGGAGAATGA